The Candidozyma auris chromosome 1, complete sequence genome includes a region encoding these proteins:
- the VPS2 gene encoding ESCRT-III subunit protein DID4 → MSALFEWAFGKKLTPQERLRKNQRALEKTQRELAREVTKLQNQEKTLMSEIKKSAKQGQIASAKIQAKDLVRTKNYIVKFNSMKAQLQAISLRIQSVRSNQQMGSSMRDATRVLSGMNKSMNLPQLSRIAQEFAKENDLMDQKQEFMDDAIDDAMADDEELGEDEQVDEILTKVLDEIGVDLNTSLKDTPNTINVENAQKADARVAEAIGGHNGGSEEDDLQARLDSLKK, encoded by the coding sequence ATGTCTGCTTTGTTTGAATGGGCATTTGGGAAAAAACTCACGCCTCAGGAAAGGCTTCGAAAGAATCAAAGGGCACTCGAGAAAACGCAAAGAGAACTAGCGAGGGAAGTGACAAAGCTCCAGAATCAGGAGAAAACTTTGATGCTGGAGATAAAGAAACTGGCAAAGCAGGGACAAATTGCGAGTGCTAAGATTCAAGCTAAAGATCTTGTTAGAACAAAAAACTATATTGTCAAATTCAACCTGATGAAGGCTCAGTTGCAAGCCATTTCCTTAAGAATCCAATCGGTGAGAAGTAATCAGCAGATGGGTAGCTCTATGCGAGATGCCACCAGGGTACTTCTGGGAATGAATAAGTCAATGAACTTGCCTCAGCTCTCACGTATAGCTCAGGAGTTTGCGAAGGAAAATGACCTCATGGATCAGAAGCAGGAGTTCATGGATGACGCCATTGATGATGCCATGGCTGACGATGAGGAGTTGGGCGAGGATGAGCAAGTTGACGAAATTTTGACGAAGGTATTGGACGAGATTGGGGTTGATCTTAACACAAGCTTAAAAGACACACCCAACACCATTAATGTGGAGAACGCTCAAAAAGCAGACGCCAGAGTGGCGGAAGCCATTGGTGGACACAATGGTGGTCTGGAGGAGGATGATCTACAAGCAAGGTTAGAtagcttgaaaaagtga
- the FET33 gene encoding putative oxidoreductase, which produces MNLLTLYFFWLIPLTVHALSKTHEFHFNASLIKKNPDGVRERDVIAINGQWPLPIIRVTRHDRVIIHLTNEMPDRNTSLHFHGLFMNGTNAMDGPEHVTQCPIPPGHTFTYNFTVDDQAGTYWYHSHSGSQYSDGLRGMFIIEEESRDLYPFTFDEEVPLTVCDWYHAQSSDIMSQFLSRYNPTGAEPIPQNSLFNDTRNVTWNVEPDKTYFLRIVNMGMFVSQYLYIENHTFTIVEVDGVYVEPVETESLYITVAQRYGVLLKTKKDVGNEVFRFVNVLDEPMLDLIPDDLQIISTNYLQYGRGRPDKPAPLANGKGKFDKLVQFLDPYDDIKLVPASKRPLYEDFDVQIVLNFTMDNLGDGVNYAFFNDITYTAPKVPTLFSVLSAGKFANNAAIYGSNTNTHVLQPGEVVEIVLNNMDSGKHPFHLHGHVFQTVFRSEGTDDDDNPEVYDPSNSDYEIFPKMPMQRDTVLVNPNGFIRIRFKADNPGVWFFHCHVDWHLEQGLAIVLVEDPASIQKKQAELPVSHLEACEKLNIPTKGNAAARFGDTEESWLDLTGENLQVKPLPPGFTPKGYVAIVACALAAVYGIYTIYIYGMEDVNTENAEHMVQKLYQLLGESGDGESEERVRLNSATPLNENE; this is translated from the coding sequence ATGAACCTTCTTACCCTATATTTCTTCTGGCTCATACCCTTGACAGTGCATGCTTTGTCGAAAACCCATGAGTTTCACTTCAATGCTTccctcatcaagaagaacccCGATGGTGTCCGTGAGAGAGACGTTATAGCCATAAACGGCCAGTGGCCTCTTCCCATTATACGAGTCACCCGCCACGATCGTGTGATTATTCATCTCACTAACGAGATGCCCGACAGAAACACCTCGTTGCACTTCCATGGCTTGTTCATGAACGGCACCAATGCCATGGACGGACCAGAACACGTTACTCAGTGTCCAATCCCACCTGGCCACACTTTCACTTACAACTTCACTGTGGACGATCAAGCAGGCACGTATTGGTACCACTCGCACTCTGGCTCACAGTATAGTGATGGGCTTCGAGGAATGTTCatcattgaagaggaaagcCGTGACTTGTACCCATTTACgtttgatgaggaagtgCCGCTCACGGTATGTGACTGGTATCATGCACAAAGTAGCGACATCATGAGCCAGTTCTTGTCGAGGTATAATCCTACAGGTGCTGAGCCCATTCCTCAGAActctctcttcaacgatACAAGAAATGTGACCTGGAATGTCGAGCCAGATAAGACTTATTTCTTGAGAATTGTCAACATGGGAATGTTTGTCAGCCAGTACTTATACATCGAAAACCATACATTCACCATTGTCGAAGTTGATGGTGTTTACGTTGAGCCTGTGGAGACTGAGTCACTCTATATCACTGTTGCTCAGAGATACGGAGTTCTCttgaaaacgaaaaaagaTGTCGGTAATGAGGTATTCCGCTTTGTCAATGTGTTGGACGAGCCAATGCTTGACTTGATTCCAGATGACCTCCAGATTATCTCTACCAACTACTTGCAATACGGCCGTGGCAGGCCGGACAAGCCTGCCCCTTTGGCTAACGGAAAGGGTAAATTTGATAAGCTtgttcaatttcttgacCCTTATGATGACATTAAGTTGGTGCCTGCGCTGAAGAGGCCACTCTatgaagattttgatgtGCAGATCGTGCTTAACTTCACCATGGACAACCTTGGCGATGGTGTGAACTACGCGTTCTTCAACGATATCACCTACACTGCACCAAAGGTCCCAACGTTGTTTTCAGTGCTTTCAGCTGGGAAGTTCGCTAACAACGCAGCCATCTACGGTTCAAATACCAACACCCATGTCTTGCAGCCTGGAGAGGTTGTGGAGATAGTCTTGAATAACATGGACTCTGGTAAGCACCCATTCCATTTGCACGGCCATGTTTTCCAAACGGTATTTCGTTCTGAGGGAacagatgatgatgacaatCCAGAAGTCTATGACCCCTCGAACAGTGACTACGAGATCTTCCCTAAGATGCCAATGCAGAGAGACACTGTGTTGGTGAATCCTAATGGTTTCATCAGGATCCGGTTCAAGGCTGACAATCCTGGTGTGTGGTTTTTCCACTGTCACGTCGATTGGCACTTGGAGCAAGGTTTGGCCATTGTTTTGGTTGAAGACCCTGCACTgattcaaaagaaacaagcTGAGTTGCCAGTATCTCATCTTGAAGCATGTGAGAAGTTGAATATTCCAACAAAGGGTAACGCTGCTGCCAGATTTGGGGACACTGAAGAGTCCTGGCTCGATCTTACAGGCGAAAACCTCCAGGTGAAGCCCTTGCCTCCAGGATTCACTCCAAAGGGTTATGTAGCCATTGTTGCTTGTGCATTGGCTGCTGTCTATGGTATATACACTATCTACATCTATGGTATGGAGGATGTGAACACAGAAAACGCAGAGCATATGGTTCAGAAATTATACCAACTTCTTGGGGAAAGTGGTGACGGGGAATCTGAAGAACGGGTAAGGCTCAACAGTGCCACACCATTGAATGAAAATGAGTAA
- the SEC5 gene encoding exocyst subunit SEC5, with amino-acid sequence MLNYNDNEQALQAFYGSSVLEPRTIADFTKVDDLRPPEDLDQLSTDEQCAVLVNFLKDADDAHTSAYRFGGEDLKDPLTGQDLMSLLLRKGVIGSENDQELTKYVVSSQSFNSQAYLSVVHKDTPMDQLVTSLDMLDKSIRSQTSQLKAVLNENYSSFVDCKKFIDEALVNFKNSKTRAQKESEKSRVFNPSSRWNKKLRVGESISSQLEESINNLNMSSSLMIRPIVKHNDKEAKLSRLIEFIQKNKFFFDLPKKLVDYLSSHNHDRFIDDYNTFLKEKEFIEHRREKALQKARSTNDEVEVKKVEQEYTLYFTVLSRAFLEIDKIAEEFRKKAFRDLLSMDHEVTVQGRSKKSASDIKFIDLVDKLHRLKNKANTNPIYEFLNEQLSKVKKDLSYQDDKFEAKFTMMQKKLLDYITSLANQREGGSNVRHIEEKFDSVEDYFGTSSSIKTMDIDEAKETVIVEMFSSADNLDLSIINETWLVLSNYIKYLEEFFSNVVSKFVKNYVHYADPQSGFTIDENGTLRDAFFQLCTDVVAHVVSIFDCEAEVDQIRVTPANYPNFLPPHANSLSTIFHLTDINTRISRLLIHVSTYVAQVGNVSKSFDTNKHIKYLKESASLVEQRILEAICATWVNDCSQFYDLENWEMYRVEGNHKSTVYTKSMQIMQYYERYVLRKLAALVFDRSDLPQSEYRVVSAYPSKRTLVSLEIQFMRSINVLMDSIMKKFTATKSKYNNTQDFERHDIDNDIFKIMTMNNFQVLGEVMFPSLIKRFDQLFNKDLHKQNLKLYADLDKVIITVLDEISDNEKSWIEKRIMVHFESLDKKLSNDTFQVDPFVYECLMHFVKLVHVFKPITAESTFNNLIHELQNHFLKQLTRAIREVKEKQHIIVRILGNLRLDLDYFIDVFESSDSLRLDDYSLSLGRVAVKEIKECERIFKDLDYTDDDIESALNKAVEHSQKEFSCFI; translated from the coding sequence ATGTTGAATTACAATGACAACGAACAAGCCCTTCAGGCATTCTACGGTTCGTCGGTACTAGAACCTCGCACTATTGCtgacttcaccaaagtAGATGATTTACGCCCTCCAGAGGACCTCGATCAACTATCTACGGATGAGCAGTGTGCTGTATTGgtcaactttttgaaggacGCCGACGACGCTCATACTTCAGCCTACCGCTTTGGCGGTGAGGATCTCAAGGATCCATTGACTGGTCaagatttgatgagtttATTACTACGAAAAGGAGTCATTGGCTCTGAGAATGACCAGGAATTGACGAAGTACGTAGTATCTTCGCAGAGTTTCAATTCCCAAGCATACTTGTCTGTCGTTCACAAGGACACTCCTATGGATCAACTCGTGACGTCTTTGGATATGCTTGACAAGAGTATAAGAAGCCAGACATCTCAATTGAAGGCTGTTCTTAATGAGAATTATTCGAGCTTTGTCGACTGTAAAAAATTCATCGACGAAGCTTTGGTAAATTTCAAGAATTCTAAAACCCGTGCACAAAAGGAGAGTGAGAAATCAAGAGTTTTCAATCCCAGCTCCCGCTGGAATAAAAAGCTTCGAGTCGGAGAAAGCATATCCTCTCAATTGGAGGAGTCCATCAATAACTTGAATATGTCTTCGTCCCTAATGATCCGTCCAATTGTGAAGCATAATgacaaagaagccaaaCTCTCAAGGCTAATTGAGTTcattcaaaaaaataaattttttttcgatCTTCCGAAAAAACTTGTGGACTACCTCTCGCTGCACAACCATGACCGCTTCATCGATGACTACAACACCTTTTTAAAGGAGAAAGAATTTATTGAGCATAGACGTgaaaaagctcttcaaaaagcgCGAAGCACAAACGATGAGGTTGAGGTCAAAAAAGTTGAACAAGAGTATACCTTATATTTCACAGTGCTTCTGCGAGCGTTTTTGGAAATTGACAAGATCGCTGAAGAATTTAGAAAAAAAGCCTTTCGTGATCTTCTCTCCATGGATCACGAGGTAACGGtacaaggaagaagcaagaagtCCGCCCTGGACATCAAATTTATTGATTTGGTGGACAAGTTGCACCGACTCAAGAATAAGGCGAATACCAATCCAATTTACGAATTCCTCAATGAACAATTATCGAAGGTCAAAAAAGATTTAAGCTATCAAGATGACAAGTTCGAAGCAAAATTCACCATGATGCAGAAGAAACTCTTAGACTACATCACAAGCTTAGCCAATCAAAGAGAAGGGGGATCCAATGTCAGGcacattgaagagaaatttGATAGTGTTGAAGATTACTTCGGCACATCTTCCTCCATCAAAACAATGGACATCGATGAAGCGAAGGAAACAGTAATCGTGGAGATGTTCAGTAGCGCTGACAATCTAGACctttccatcatcaacgaaaCATGGCTCGTTCTACTGAACTACATCAAGTACCTCGAggaatttttttcaaatgtGGTGCTGAAGTTTGTAAAAAACTACGTCCATTACGCTGATCCACAAAGCGGCTTCACtattgatgaaaatggCACTTTGAGAGATGCTTTCTTCCAACTATGTACTGACGTGGTAGCCCACGTTGTCAGTATTTTTGACTGTGAAGCAGAAGTTGATCAGATCCGTGTAACGCCCGCTAATTATCCGAATTTTCTTCCGCCGCATGCCAACTCGCTTTCAACGATCTTTCACTTGACTGACATCAATACTCGCATATCTCGGTTGCTTATACATGTATCAACCTATGTTGCTCAAGTGGGTAATGTTTCCAAAAGTTTTGACACCAACAAGCACATAAAATATTTAAAAGAGTCAGCCTCCCTCGTTGAGCAAAGAATTTTGGAGGCTATATGCGCCACTTGGGTCAATGATTGCTCGCAGTTTTACGATCTTGAGAATTGGGAGATGTACAGAGTAGAAGGCAACCACAAAAGCACGGTTTATACAAAGCTGATGCAAATCATGCAATATTACGAACGATATGTGCTTCGAAAACTAGCAGCTTTAGTATTCGACAGGAGCGATCTTCCTCAAAGTGAATATAGGGTTGTTTCAGCGTATCCAAGCAAGCGCACTCTTGTCAGCCTTGAAATCCAATTTATGAGGAGTATTAATGTTTTGATGGATTCCataatgaagaagtttaCCGCGACGAAAAGTAAATACAACAATACTCAGGACTTTGAAAGGCATGATATTGACAAtgacattttcaaaataaTGACGATGAACAACTTCCAGGTTCTTGGAGAGGTCATGTTCCCATCTTTGATAAAGAGGTTTGATcagcttttcaacaaggatTTGCATAAGCAAAACCTAAAATTGTATGCTGACCTTGATAAAGTTATCATTACAGTCTTAGACGAGATAAGCGATAATGAGAAGTCGTGGATCGAGAAGCGGATTATGGTTCATTTTGAGAGcttggacaagaagctcagcAATGATACTTTTCAGGTTGACCCATTTGTCTATGAGTGCTTGATGCATTTTGTTAAATTGGTCCATGTCTTTAAGCCGATAACTGCCGAACTGACGTTTAACAACTTGATACACGAATTACAGAATCACTTTCTAAAACAACTTACTCGCGCTATACGCGAGGTAAAGGAAAAACAACACATCATAGTGCGTATTCTTGGTAACCTTCGTCTTGATCTCGACTACTtcattgatgtttttgAGTCCAGTGATAGTCTAAGGTTAGACGATTATTCCCTTTCATTGGGCAGGGTTGCCGTGAAGGAGATTAAAGAATGCGAAAGGATATTTAAAGACCTCGATTATACAGATGATGACATTGAGTCTGCTCTCAACAAGGCAGTGGAGCACAGTCAAAAGGAATTTTCCTGCTTCATTTAG
- a CDS encoding FTR1 family protein, producing the protein MTNVFNVQVFFVVFRESLEAVLVVSVLLAFLKQGLGGADQDQTVYKKLRLQVWVGSILGVFICLCIGCAFIAVFYTLGHDIWGKSEEIWEGTFCMIATILITIMGIAMLRINKMKEKWRTKIAQALIKQPVLRKDRFKLGRLTTKYCMFVLPFITCLREGLEAVVFVGGVGLSEHTGAAAFPLPVICGLIAGIAVGVLLYYFGSTASLQVCLIVSTCILYLISAGLFSRGVWYFETQIYNQKTGGDASESGSGPGSYDISKSVWHVNCCNPELDNGWDVFNALLGWQNSATYGSVISYNLYWVFLMTVLGLMLYEEKHGHLPFCKNLTLRQLNPMYHIKGKKKNELSKTEQEELFEKVKRHNFGITEADKESSSDVSKETKDEDKKFGEVTVEKLPSK; encoded by the coding sequence ATGACCAACGTCTTCAACgttcaagtcttctttgtggTATTCAGAGAATCGTTGGAAGCCGTGCTTGTTGTGTCTGTGCTTTTGGCCTTCCTTAAACAAGGGTTGGGAGGTGCTGATCAGGACCAGACCGTATACAAGAAACTCAGACTACAAGTTTGGGTGGGATCCATTTTAGGAGTATTTATCTGTTTATGTATTGGATGTGCTTTTATTGCTGTCTTCTACACCCTTGGACATGATATTTGGGGAAAGTCGGAAGAGATATGGGAAGGAACCTTTTGTATGATTGCGACCATCTTGATCACTATCATGGGTATCGCCATGTTGCGTATTAACaaaatgaaggagaagtgGAGAACCAAGATCGCCCAAGCTTTGATTAAACAGCCTGTTCTCAGGAAAGACAGATTCAAACTTGGCCGTTTGACTACGAAGTATTGTATGTTCGTGTTGCCATTCATCACATGTTTGAGAGAAGGTTTAGAAGCCGTGGTGTTTGTCGGTGGTGTTGGTTTGTCTGAACACACAGGCGCTGCAGCATTCCCTCTTCCTGTCATATGTGGCTTGATTGCCGGGATCGCTGTCGGTGTCTTGCTATACTATTTCGGCTCTACTGCATCTTTGCAGGTCTGCTTGATTGTGTCTACTTGTATCTTGTACTTGATCTCCGCCGGATTGTTTTCCAGAGGTGTCTGGTACTTCGAAACCCAGATCTACAATCAGAAGACTGGTGGTGATGCCTCCGAGTCTGGTTCTGGCCCTGGATCCTACGATATTTCCAAGTCTGTCTGGCACGTCAACTGTTGCAACCCTGAACTCGACAACGGTTGGGATGTATTCAACGCCTTGTTAGGCTGGCAAAATTCGGCGACTTACGGTTCCGTTATCTCATACAACTTGTACTGggttttcttgatgactgTGTTGGGCTTGATGTTGTATGAGGAGAAGCATGGGCACTTGCCATTCTGTAAGAACCTTACCTTAAGACAGCTCAACCCAATGTATCATATCAAGggtaagaagaagaacgagTTGTCAAAGACAGAGCAAGAGGAATTGTTCGAGAAGGTCAAGAGGCACAACTTCGGTATCACTGAAGCCGACAAAGAATCCTCTTCCGACGTctcaaaagaaaccaaGGATGAGGATAAGAAGTTCGGCGAAGTCACCGTAGAGAAGCTTCCATCGAAGTAG
- a CDS encoding cytochrome c oxidase subunit VIb, with protein MALDLENFKFDTPQFDPRFPFTNQTKHCAQNYVDYHKCINVKGEEFEPCQIFFKTFTSLCPVDWVGKWDDQREAGKFPIKLD; from the coding sequence ATGGCTTTGGATTTAGAAAACTTCAAATTTGACACTCCTCAGTTTGACCCAAGATTTCCCTTCACCAACCAGACGAAGCACTGTGCCCAGAACTACGTTGACTACCACAAGTGTATCAACGTGAAGGGCGAGGAGTTCGAGCCATGccaaatctttttcaagacCTTCACCTCCTTGTGCCCAGTTGACTGGGTCGGCAAGTGGGATGACCAGAGAGAAGCTGGCAAGTTCCCAATCAAACTTGATTAG
- a CDS encoding TBC domain-containing protein: MAISESLLEFEESLSLVSPSKQLLLDHLDHVAEVNRFTDGVPFHEDFTEDSIDAIFENHSYWLDDLTCCDVCGNPLSEMTSSCCAKFIQTHRRGWGSDTEKSYWLAFLSNPYKTMIMLPNYTLMIFLQKGIPFQLRPLIWQKLFSLNQENHTHIPDSSASLYRNFQHSYNIDIARQINKDLTRTFPRVNFLTRDDTIKSLQTILNVYANYDLELGYCQGLLFLVGTLYSQLRDEELTFHSLCKVMDAEPELRSIFMPMSMSSTLEKWYSEFIAILGEIDFELSAHLTSFCDCKVFLYQWWLSFSLIHAPDFSINTKVIDFCLIEGWKIGSFKISIGLLLRNKPILMSFNDGDEEVVYQHLLNGSKWGTVVNGLPSFFGDLLLSWDSKLFANFEQYSKTISPTKSKSKERKSHRRNLSVLERLKCFSISTSQELSPLSTSSQESLSTKHSADSSYDRLNITTNSASSVFSGSSKNDAESVYSELSSCSSEQKSSLDLIKSFTHKRANSDAAAVVPDGKVVDDLVMENQMLRFYLKKAFGELNDGSLKNEIKEAMDWE, from the coding sequence ATGGCTATCTCAGAGTCGCTCTTGGAGTTTGAGGAGTCCCTCTCGCTTGtgtctccttcaaagcagcTCTTGCTCGACCACTTGGACCATGTTGCCGAGGTGAATAGATTTACAGATGGTGTGCCCTTCCACGAAGACTTTACTGAGGATTCGATCGATGCCATATTTGAAAATCACCTGTACTGGCTCGATGATTTAACGTGTTGCGATGTGTGTGGCAACCCGTTACTGGAAATGACCTCAAGTTGTTGTGCCAAATTTATACAGACTCACCGTCGAGGTTGGGGTTCAGATACGGAGAAGAGCTACTGGCTAGCTTTCTTGAGTAACCCCTACAAGACCATGATCATGTTGCCCAATTATACTCTCATGATCTTCTTGCAAAAAGGTATACCCTTTCAGCTTCGTCCTTTGATTTGGCAAAAGCTTTTTCTGTTgaatcaagaaaatcataCCCATATTCCCGACCTGTCAGCCTCCTTGTATCGCAACTTTCAACACTCGTACAATATCGACATTGCGAGACAGATTAACAAGGATTTGACAAGAACATTTCCCAGAGTCAATTTTTTAACTAGAGATGACACAATCAAATCGTTGCAAACCATCCTCAATGTCTATGCCAACTATGATCTTGAGCTTGGTTACTGCCAGGGcttgctttttttggtggGCACCCTCTACAGTCAATTGAGAGACGAGGAGCTCACATTTCATTCGTTGTGTAAAGTGATGGATGCTGAGCCTGAATTGAGACTGATATTCATGCCTATGTCAATGTCATCGACCTTGGAGAAGTGGTATAGCGAGTTTATTGCTATTCTCGGCGAAATCGATTTTGAATTATCGGCTCATTTGACTAGCTTCTGTGATTGCAAAGTATTCCTTTACCAATGGTGGCTCtcgttttctttgataCATGCCCCTGATTTTTCAATAAACACTAAGGTGATTGACTTCTGTCTCATTGAAGGCTGGAAAATTGgatccttcaaaatctccATCGGGTTGCTCCTCCGCAACAAGCCCATCCTCATGAGCTTcaatgatggtgatgaggaGGTTGTTTACCAGCACCTTTTAAATGGCTCCAAGTGGGGCACCGTTGTCAATGGCCTACCTTCGTTCTTTGGTGATTTGTTATTGTCTTGGGATAGCAAACTCTTTGCTAACTTTGAGCAATATTCTAAAACAATATCACCTACTAAGTCGAAgtcaaaagaaaggaagTCTCACCGAAGGAATCTCTCAGTTCTCGAGAGGCTCAAATGCTTCTCCATTAGCACATCTCAAGAGCTATCTCCACTTTCGACATCACTGCAAGAATCACTCAGCACGAAACACAGCGCGGATCTGTCTTACGACAGGCTAAATATCACGACCAACTCAGCGCTGTCGGTATTTTCGGGGTCGCTGAAGAATGATGCTGAATCGGTCTATTCGGAACTCAGCTCGTGCTCCTCGGAACAAAAATCTTCCTTGGACCTTATAAAGAGCTTCACGCATAAGAGAGCAAACAGCGATGCTGCTGCGGTGGTTCCTGATGGCAAAGTTGTAGACGATCTCGTTATGGAGAATCAGATGTTGAGGTTTtatttgaaaaaagcaTTCGGGGAATTGAATGATGGCAGTCTTAAAAATGAAATCAAGGAAGCAATGGATTGGGAGTAA